Proteins found in one Scardovia inopinata JCM 12537 genomic segment:
- a CDS encoding iron transporter, which yields MKEDKKNRLVSGLKKTLTAATSLICAAVLTVTVAACGVSQGGNRASGSAGNSSTLSSSQAGGTKGFEEYPIGHDQEIGPLNVAMVYFQPVDMEPAGTGLSAAESSFHLEADIHALANNKLGYSKGEYVPDLTVQYAIVDRASGKTAASGTFMQMNAADGPHYGGNVKLDKAGQYTLTLTIHSPAEKGWALHVDKETGVTGRFWTTPLKVSFNWNYTPHKW from the coding sequence ATGAAAGAAGATAAGAAAAACCGACTGGTTTCGGGGCTAAAGAAAACTTTGACTGCTGCAACGTCTCTGATCTGTGCTGCTGTCCTCACTGTTACTGTGGCCGCCTGTGGAGTATCGCAGGGAGGGAACAGGGCATCCGGATCTGCCGGAAACAGCTCGACACTTTCTTCCAGCCAGGCAGGGGGGACTAAAGGATTTGAAGAATATCCCATTGGTCATGATCAGGAAATCGGACCCTTGAATGTTGCCATGGTCTATTTTCAGCCGGTAGATATGGAGCCTGCTGGGACTGGTTTGTCTGCTGCTGAATCCAGCTTCCATCTGGAGGCAGATATACACGCCCTTGCTAACAACAAGCTGGGTTATTCCAAGGGAGAATATGTCCCTGATCTAACCGTGCAGTATGCCATTGTGGACCGGGCAAGCGGGAAAACTGCCGCGTCGGGTACCTTTATGCAGATGAATGCAGCTGATGGTCCTCACTATGGCGGCAATGTGAAGCTAGACAAAGCAGGTCAGTACACACTTACCCTTACTATTCACTCCCCTGCAGAAAAGGGGTGGGCTTTGCATGTAGACAAAGAGACAGGTGTCACCGGCCGTTTTTGGACGACTCCTCTTAAGGTCAGCTTTAATTGGAACTATACCCCTCACAAGTGGTAA
- a CDS encoding DUF2318 domain-containing protein: MLKQFITALSGTLTPALLYMLLSLALPSRKAQSGKVTGKVSRICRLFGLILGLAVALVFALLRSMAVVSQQTPILRPALWVNIISLTLTVLGLIFTFLSGMGKKDTKKNGTIDQTGKAVELDKGEKAENRGNIEKAREQRLVSRETNPGLVLFTNLAGAIAIASTIVCFIPDVIIQLANFVETGESAFTSAMLTRAVGFLLGVGAAMTVAAIFRTLKTSISPVLLMITSLLFLLLVLVQQVTALTQILVNTAVLELTDAEFSLLVSLINHNNSLIIAQTAVFLLPAAAALIAGMKMGPEVSAASSGARQRSLRKFRRHAYAATVWSLLAVLFVSLSLTSGVALTTQEVTLSAPEKYQLTKTTATIPYSQLADGHLHRFQYKAKDGTVMRFIIIKKSGGSYGVGLDACENCGDAGYYEKDGKIVCKKCDVAINLATIGFKGGCNPIPLPYQSSGGKITIKTADLDALSGHFAIS, encoded by the coding sequence GTGTTAAAACAATTCATCACCGCATTGTCAGGAACTCTGACCCCTGCGCTCTTATATATGCTTCTGTCTCTGGCCCTGCCTTCAAGAAAAGCACAGTCAGGTAAGGTCACGGGTAAGGTCAGTCGTATCTGCCGTCTTTTTGGCCTGATTCTTGGCCTTGCGGTGGCTCTTGTCTTTGCGCTGCTGCGCTCGATGGCAGTAGTCAGTCAACAAACCCCGATCTTGCGCCCGGCCCTGTGGGTCAATATTATTTCCCTGACCCTGACAGTTCTTGGATTAATCTTCACTTTCCTGAGTGGCATGGGGAAGAAGGATACAAAAAAGAATGGAACGATAGATCAGACAGGAAAAGCGGTAGAGCTAGACAAGGGGGAGAAGGCAGAGAATAGAGGAAATATAGAAAAGGCAAGAGAGCAAAGGCTCGTTTCACGTGAAACAAACCCAGGTCTTGTTCTTTTTACTAATCTTGCCGGTGCTATTGCTATAGCGTCGACGATCGTCTGCTTTATTCCCGATGTGATTATTCAGTTGGCAAATTTTGTGGAAACAGGCGAATCTGCTTTTACCTCTGCCATGTTGACCCGGGCCGTAGGCTTTCTCTTGGGTGTTGGTGCTGCCATGACAGTTGCGGCCATTTTCAGGACTTTGAAGACCAGCATATCCCCGGTGCTCCTTATGATCACGTCACTTCTCTTTCTGCTCCTGGTCCTGGTTCAACAGGTGACTGCCCTGACTCAGATTTTGGTTAATACAGCTGTTCTGGAACTTACCGATGCTGAATTTTCCCTCCTGGTAAGTCTGATCAACCATAATAACAGCCTGATTATTGCTCAGACGGCTGTTTTTCTTCTACCGGCCGCGGCTGCTCTGATTGCTGGCATGAAAATGGGGCCAGAGGTTTCTGCCGCTTCCTCCGGGGCCCGTCAGCGATCCCTGCGCAAGTTCCGCCGCCATGCCTATGCGGCCACGGTTTGGTCTCTACTTGCTGTTCTTTTTGTCAGTCTAAGTCTGACCTCTGGAGTGGCCTTGACCACCCAGGAGGTGACCCTGTCTGCTCCCGAGAAGTATCAGTTGACAAAAACAACAGCTACCATTCCGTACTCTCAGTTGGCCGATGGACATCTTCACCGCTTCCAGTACAAGGCTAAAGACGGGACTGTTATGAGATTTATTATTATCAAAAAGAGCGGAGGCTCCTATGGAGTAGGCCTGGATGCCTGCGAAAATTGCGGAGATGCCGGTTATTACGAGAAGGATGGAAAAATCGTCTGCAAAAAGTGCGATGTAGCCATTAACCTGGCAACTATTGGCTTTAAGGGAGGATGCAATCCCATCCCCCTGCCTTACCAGTCCTCAGGAGGAAAAATTACCATAAAAACCGCCGATCTGGACGCCCTATCCGGCCATTTTGCCATCTCATAA
- a CDS encoding ABC transporter permease, with protein sequence MFFLRLIGKSVTRQARRRLLISLTVALAAAVSIAMLGIVYDVGDKLTNELSAYGSNITVRPKSDALISELYGSSSSNTPSSSTVDPSSFIKESNLQKIKTIFWAYNITNFAPQLNVRLTVQNHKTGIKERRIPVVGTWFNKQVHVSTGETTLVGVQKMRPWWKIQGSWPKDSQSEAMVGSALAAKLGISVGDRVTISSQKKLSGRVGKSESTRSTGSTESTGLTGSHDSGSDSVNGSSTTSHNLKVVGIYSSHDDDDQALYTSTSCAQAVSGLQDKVDYVEVKALTTPENDLARKAAKNPDALSQEEWETWYCTAYPSSIAYQIQEVLPNAVAKQVRQVAALEGNVLAKTRSVMIVMTALTLIAATIAVANLMSAALGERASQLALLKALGARNSQIFRLIISETALIAALGAMTGSLLGVGLAQIVSRVVFHSSITMRPMVFVLVFVLLTLTVLAASVSSIRQILKLQPAQVLHGR encoded by the coding sequence ATGTTTTTCCTGCGATTGATTGGTAAGTCAGTGACCCGTCAGGCTCGGCGCCGGCTTCTGATTTCTTTGACTGTAGCCCTAGCGGCAGCAGTCAGCATAGCTATGCTGGGAATTGTTTATGATGTGGGTGACAAGCTGACCAATGAGCTGTCTGCATATGGATCCAACATTACAGTCCGTCCCAAATCAGATGCTCTGATTTCAGAGCTTTACGGATCCAGCTCCTCCAATACTCCCAGCTCATCAACTGTAGACCCTTCTTCTTTTATCAAAGAGTCTAATCTTCAGAAAATCAAAACTATCTTCTGGGCTTACAACATCACCAATTTTGCCCCTCAACTCAATGTGCGGCTGACTGTGCAGAATCACAAAACCGGCATCAAAGAAAGACGGATTCCTGTTGTCGGAACCTGGTTCAACAAGCAAGTGCATGTGTCAACAGGGGAAACCACGCTTGTGGGAGTGCAAAAAATGCGGCCCTGGTGGAAAATCCAGGGCTCCTGGCCTAAAGATTCTCAGTCTGAAGCCATGGTTGGCTCTGCTTTGGCAGCTAAACTCGGGATTTCAGTAGGGGATAGGGTCACAATTTCCAGTCAGAAAAAACTCTCAGGGAGAGTGGGCAAATCAGAATCTACAAGATCTACAGGATCCACAGAATCTACAGGACTTACAGGATCTCATGACAGCGGCTCTGATTCGGTCAACGGCAGTTCGACTACTTCCCATAACTTGAAAGTTGTGGGGATTTACAGCTCACATGATGATGACGATCAGGCTCTGTATACATCCACGTCCTGCGCCCAGGCTGTTTCTGGTCTGCAAGATAAGGTGGATTATGTAGAGGTTAAGGCTCTGACAACTCCGGAAAACGATCTGGCCCGCAAAGCGGCAAAGAATCCCGACGCCCTCTCTCAGGAGGAATGGGAGACCTGGTATTGCACGGCTTATCCCTCTTCTATTGCCTACCAGATTCAGGAAGTGTTACCTAACGCCGTGGCTAAACAGGTCCGGCAGGTTGCGGCTTTGGAAGGCAATGTTTTGGCCAAAACCCGGTCTGTTATGATTGTGATGACCGCTCTGACGCTTATTGCAGCCACTATTGCTGTGGCTAACCTCATGTCCGCCGCTTTGGGGGAGCGTGCTTCGCAGCTGGCCCTTCTCAAGGCTTTAGGAGCCAGGAACAGTCAGATCTTCCGACTGATTATTTCTGAGACAGCTCTGATAGCCGCCTTGGGGGCCATGACCGGGTCTCTTCTGGGGGTAGGTTTGGCTCAGATTGTCAGCAGAGTTGTTTTTCACTCATCCATTACCATGAGGCCCATGGTTTTTGTCCTGGTTTTTGTTTTGTTGACTCTGACAGTCCTCGCTGCATCTGTCTCTTCTATCAGACAGATTCTTAAACTCCAACCAGCTCAAGTTCTGCATGGACGGTAA
- a CDS encoding ABC transporter permease encodes MFWIMLSSAIFRRKSRALMAIIASLVGSATLFCLISVCLVVPRQMTEEMQSYGANLIVKSNGSGKTRSGISSALINHTTSMLTAHGDSAQWASYRYENVRIHSAPYQVAGINVAQTRKLNRFWNIQGSWPVKENQILIGTDLAQALNLSVGNSITIGYRASGILDTSGRSFSVAGIVDTGGAEDSMIYMTNQAVDRLTGVKRGADVVEYASSAQGADLDRLVQSINTMTVMSVTAQKVAKISTANASIITMLTTLFWIISLVIVALTMVGVSTTMTSIVAQRRSEIGLRKALGASSRGIAIEFFAESAVYGFFGGIIGLGLGYAVSQALTRGVFQRSLSFNPLLAVACLIISLVVAVFASIGPVRQAVTIDPAVVLSDE; translated from the coding sequence ATGTTTTGGATTATGCTGTCCAGCGCTATTTTCCGCCGGAAATCCAGGGCATTGATGGCCATTATTGCATCCTTGGTTGGGTCAGCCACCCTTTTCTGCTTAATCTCAGTGTGTTTGGTGGTTCCCCGCCAGATGACGGAAGAAATGCAGTCATACGGGGCTAATCTGATAGTAAAGTCCAACGGATCCGGAAAAACTAGGTCAGGTATCAGCTCGGCTCTCATTAACCACACGACCTCTATGCTGACTGCCCACGGGGATAGTGCTCAATGGGCATCATACCGTTATGAAAATGTACGCATTCATTCGGCTCCTTACCAGGTTGCCGGTATAAACGTCGCCCAGACCCGGAAACTTAATCGTTTTTGGAATATTCAGGGTTCCTGGCCAGTCAAGGAAAATCAAATCCTGATCGGCACCGATCTGGCTCAGGCTTTGAACCTTTCTGTTGGCAACAGTATAACTATTGGTTACAGGGCATCTGGCATCCTCGATACCTCAGGCAGATCCTTCAGCGTTGCTGGCATTGTGGATACGGGAGGTGCTGAAGATTCCATGATTTACATGACAAATCAGGCAGTCGACCGCCTGACCGGCGTCAAGCGCGGTGCCGATGTTGTTGAATATGCTTCTTCAGCTCAGGGGGCCGATCTGGACAGGTTAGTCCAGTCCATCAACACCATGACTGTTATGAGCGTAACCGCACAGAAAGTTGCGAAAATCTCCACAGCCAATGCTTCCATTATTACTATGCTGACCACTCTCTTTTGGATTATTTCGCTGGTAATCGTGGCTCTGACTATGGTGGGGGTTTCTACCACTATGACTTCGATTGTTGCCCAGCGCCGCAGCGAAATTGGTTTGCGAAAGGCCTTGGGTGCTTCGTCCAGGGGTATAGCCATCGAGTTTTTTGCTGAATCCGCTGTGTATGGATTTTTCGGGGGAATTATTGGCCTGGGTTTGGGTTATGCGGTTTCTCAGGCTCTGACCAGGGGAGTTTTTCAGAGATCCCTGTCTTTTAACCCTCTTCTGGCTGTAGCGTGTTTAATCATCAGTCTTGTCGTTGCTGTCTTCGCCTCCATTGGCCCAGTCAGGCAGGCGGTGACTATAGATCCGGCAGTGGTACTCAGTGATGAATAA
- a CDS encoding FMN-binding protein codes for MAITVSGQKVSQVTVTPHPATPISKKYQTGFVKEIKSAIVGKPLKNLKVSKVAGASWTSDAFNKALEVVRQEASTAAGRH; via the coding sequence GTGGCTATCACCGTTTCTGGTCAAAAAGTTTCTCAGGTAACAGTTACCCCTCATCCGGCAACGCCGATTTCCAAAAAATATCAGACTGGTTTTGTCAAGGAAATCAAGTCTGCCATCGTAGGGAAACCTTTGAAAAACCTGAAGGTGAGCAAGGTTGCCGGAGCAAGCTGGACTTCCGATGCTTTCAATAAAGCATTGGAAGTTGTTCGCCAGGAAGCTTCCACGGCGGCTGGGAGGCATTAA
- a CDS encoding amino acid permease, which produces MQESRHLHTDLKNRHIQLIALGGAIGTGLFYGSAESIQLAGPSILLAYLVGGFIIFLIMRALGEMSTYDPKAGAFSYYASRYWNPRAGFISGWNYWANYILVSMVELSVVGTFVQYWFPQIPAWVSAAVFMVLITGANLLGVKAFGEFEFWFAIIKIVAVIAMIIVGLTLIIFAVPQTNGVIPSFGNLVHSPGGFLPHGLISSGENGQFTGLLMALVVVMFSFGGTELIGITAAETENPQTTIPKATNQIVGRILLFYVGALAIIMAVVPWNQIGKANSHGVVVSPFVQIFDSAGIHIAAGILNFVCLTAVISVYNSGLYSNSRMLYSLAKQGNAPHYLGKLSKRGVPVAGVLTSAAITVIAVIVVFLWPSFAFNYLMSIATFAALLNWSLIAITHMMFRRRLKKEEADLQKIGAQTASGKDKLTFPLPAARVTPWLILLCMAGLYALMWIYPSYRVAAILGPCWVVALLIGSFLVHPVKA; this is translated from the coding sequence ATGCAGGAGAGCCGGCACCTGCATACCGACCTGAAGAACCGTCACATTCAGCTGATTGCCCTGGGCGGAGCCATAGGGACAGGCCTCTTCTACGGATCGGCTGAGTCCATACAACTGGCCGGTCCGTCCATCCTCCTTGCCTACCTGGTTGGTGGATTCATCATTTTCCTGATTATGCGGGCCCTGGGCGAAATGAGTACCTATGATCCGAAAGCCGGTGCCTTCAGCTACTACGCCAGCCGCTACTGGAATCCCCGGGCTGGCTTCATCTCTGGGTGGAATTACTGGGCAAACTACATTCTGGTCTCGATGGTAGAGCTGAGCGTGGTCGGAACTTTTGTCCAGTATTGGTTCCCGCAGATCCCCGCCTGGGTCAGCGCAGCAGTTTTCATGGTCCTGATCACCGGCGCTAACCTCTTGGGAGTCAAGGCTTTTGGAGAATTCGAATTCTGGTTTGCCATCATCAAAATAGTAGCTGTCATAGCCATGATTATTGTTGGCCTGACCCTGATTATTTTCGCTGTCCCCCAGACTAATGGCGTTATTCCCAGCTTCGGAAACCTGGTACACTCCCCTGGAGGTTTCCTCCCCCACGGACTGATAAGTAGTGGCGAGAACGGCCAATTCACAGGCCTCTTGATGGCTTTAGTGGTAGTTATGTTCAGTTTTGGCGGGACCGAGCTCATTGGGATCACGGCAGCAGAAACAGAAAACCCGCAGACCACTATTCCCAAGGCAACCAATCAGATTGTCGGGAGGATTCTTCTTTTCTACGTTGGCGCTCTGGCCATCATTATGGCCGTCGTCCCCTGGAATCAGATTGGGAAAGCCAACTCTCACGGAGTCGTTGTCAGCCCCTTTGTACAGATCTTTGATTCTGCCGGCATTCATATTGCAGCCGGGATCCTCAATTTTGTCTGTCTGACTGCAGTCATCAGCGTCTACAACTCAGGTCTTTACTCCAACTCCCGAATGCTCTATTCCCTGGCAAAGCAAGGGAATGCGCCGCATTATTTGGGTAAACTGAGCAAACGCGGAGTGCCAGTTGCCGGAGTCCTGACCTCAGCAGCTATCACCGTTATTGCTGTAATTGTTGTATTTCTCTGGCCTTCTTTTGCCTTTAATTATCTTATGTCTATTGCTACCTTTGCTGCCCTGCTGAACTGGTCTCTCATTGCCATTACACACATGATGTTCCGCAGGAGACTAAAGAAAGAGGAAGCAGATTTGCAAAAGATCGGAGCGCAGACAGCTTCAGGTAAAGATAAGCTGACCTTTCCCTTGCCCGCAGCCCGAGTTACTCCCTGGCTGATTCTCCTGTGTATGGCCGGACTTTATGCGCTCATGTGGATTTACCCCAGTTACCGGGTTGCCGCAATTTTAGGCCCCTGCTGGGTTGTTGCCCTCCTGATTGGATCCTTCCTGGTCCATCCTGTCAAGGCTTAA
- a CDS encoding DUF4012 domain-containing protein — MAEGRQVRSRHGYAHGNRDGYDGGRDVGRKHHHVAWIFLFLIVGLLALAAIGGLKFYRQAKQVQAHEQKAIAAIQSVAGNGNVSSLISSDNGSSSSASLDNLNSKIAIAQKETKTAQNIAHGRLWTIVAKVPGISNDIANVQGLTDIAYDLSKNTLPQFTTVVQGLKGASFSTGNGQLNMAPVISTGVKLTAVNSSLNKQVEALKKLPTPTIQQIKNANTKATSAITSLSGKINTATGLINSLPNLLGVNGARNYIVVAQTTSEARSGGGLVGSVGTMNATNGVITMGSFHANTEFTNTGSVSNLVTPQQAAALVSNGYPWYGHYINDVSVNPNFPDTAALIRQMWEYQRFGTRGTSGVISLDPVALQQIIRVTGKVTMPNGKVLTGSNTAEYLLNKVYIDIPVAYQNAYFEAVVAQVTRNAFTNMTAGKMLRLADVMSTAGRNRHLYVWSFQKEDQATLRQAGVTGEVDGDKASSTTGIYNEEMVPSKMDWYIRRSTTVTKTGTTASGGTTYRVTSVIRNTLDSSTAARLPKYITPDFTGKSRLRLYIYPPKGGAVSNLSLSSGTGTQPFSLQGRTIFRSDVVDLLPGAAVTVSYDVTAPAGADNLILDQSPMGIEDPQVTYKY, encoded by the coding sequence ATGGCAGAAGGTCGGCAGGTACGCAGTAGGCATGGATATGCGCATGGGAATCGTGATGGATATGATGGTGGCCGTGACGTCGGCCGTAAGCATCATCATGTAGCCTGGATTTTTCTTTTCCTGATTGTAGGTCTTCTAGCACTTGCTGCAATAGGCGGGTTGAAATTCTATCGCCAGGCCAAACAGGTTCAAGCCCACGAGCAGAAGGCTATTGCTGCGATTCAGTCAGTTGCTGGAAATGGGAATGTGAGCAGCTTAATTAGTTCCGATAATGGTTCTTCCTCCTCTGCCTCCTTGGATAATCTGAACTCGAAGATTGCTATCGCTCAAAAAGAAACGAAAACAGCCCAAAATATTGCTCATGGCAGATTATGGACGATAGTCGCAAAAGTTCCCGGTATCAGCAACGACATTGCCAACGTCCAGGGTTTGACGGACATTGCTTATGATCTTTCAAAGAATACTCTTCCGCAATTTACAACGGTCGTTCAGGGATTGAAAGGGGCTTCCTTCTCCACCGGCAACGGCCAGCTTAATATGGCACCTGTAATCAGCACAGGCGTAAAGCTTACAGCTGTCAATTCCAGCCTGAATAAGCAGGTAGAAGCCCTGAAAAAGCTTCCAACCCCAACAATCCAGCAGATTAAGAATGCGAATACCAAGGCTACTTCGGCAATCACTAGTCTCAGCGGCAAAATCAACACGGCCACAGGGTTAATCAACTCTCTGCCCAACCTGCTTGGTGTCAACGGAGCCCGTAATTACATCGTGGTAGCACAAACAACGTCAGAAGCTCGTTCCGGGGGCGGCCTTGTCGGCTCTGTGGGCACCATGAATGCCACCAACGGGGTTATTACTATGGGGTCCTTCCACGCCAACACTGAGTTCACAAACACTGGTTCTGTCAGTAACCTGGTCACTCCGCAGCAGGCAGCAGCCCTGGTGTCAAACGGCTATCCCTGGTATGGCCACTACATCAATGATGTTTCGGTCAACCCTAATTTCCCTGATACTGCTGCTCTTATCAGACAGATGTGGGAGTATCAACGGTTTGGCACTCGCGGCACCAGCGGAGTTATATCTTTGGATCCAGTTGCTCTCCAGCAAATTATCAGAGTAACCGGAAAGGTGACAATGCCCAATGGAAAGGTGTTGACTGGTTCTAATACCGCTGAATATCTTTTGAATAAAGTCTATATTGATATTCCGGTTGCGTATCAGAATGCTTATTTTGAGGCCGTTGTCGCCCAAGTCACCAGGAACGCCTTTACTAATATGACAGCTGGGAAAATGCTCCGACTGGCTGATGTAATGTCAACTGCAGGCAGGAACCGGCATCTGTATGTATGGTCTTTTCAGAAGGAAGATCAGGCCACCCTCCGCCAAGCTGGAGTTACTGGGGAAGTTGATGGCGATAAAGCTTCATCAACGACAGGCATTTACAATGAAGAAATGGTTCCTTCCAAAATGGATTGGTACATTCGCCGATCCACTACTGTTACAAAGACAGGGACGACCGCCAGCGGCGGCACTACTTATCGGGTCACATCAGTGATCCGCAATACTCTGGATTCGTCCACAGCTGCCCGACTCCCCAAATACATCACCCCTGATTTTACTGGCAAGTCCCGGCTTCGTCTGTATATTTATCCACCAAAGGGAGGGGCAGTTAGCAATCTGTCCCTATCGTCCGGAACTGGTACGCAGCCTTTTTCTCTACAGGGAAGAACAATTTTCCGCAGCGATGTTGTTGATCTTCTTCCGGGGGCTGCGGTTACTGTCAGCTATGATGTGACGGCACCGGCGGGGGCTGATAATCTTATCTTGGATCAGTCTCCGATGGGTATTGAGGATCCGCAGGTAACGTATAAATACTGA
- a CDS encoding DUF4422 domain-containing protein: MSTEDQTDRGLAHGRQADGGISGQGPDSEQHRLNERKPGRPRKDIKDICIAVAAHKPYRMPTDPMYMPMQVGKALHPDVNLGPQFTPDNSGDNISDQNAYFSELTALYWMWKNCHNKYKGLAHYRRHFASKSQRGAGILHHERQQWQHRQHRQLSSTFASGPSSDRFSRIVGRQEVSRLLDTTDIILPKKRHYYIETIRSHYSHTMYVEQLDETRAILVEKYPTFVPAFDQVMNARSAHLFNMFIMRADKFDEYCAFLFPILFELESRLDPAQYDGFHARYVGRVSERLLDVWLKTHRYSYAELPVMSPEPVNWWKKGTAFLTAKFTGKKYGSSF; encoded by the coding sequence ATGTCAACAGAAGATCAGACTGATAGGGGCCTGGCTCATGGCCGCCAAGCTGATGGCGGTATAAGCGGGCAAGGACCGGACAGTGAGCAGCATCGTCTGAATGAGCGGAAACCAGGCCGCCCCCGTAAAGATATCAAAGATATCTGCATTGCCGTAGCGGCCCACAAACCCTACCGTATGCCAACAGATCCCATGTATATGCCTATGCAGGTAGGCAAGGCCCTTCACCCGGATGTGAATCTTGGCCCGCAATTTACGCCTGATAACAGTGGCGATAATATTTCTGATCAAAATGCTTACTTCAGTGAGCTGACCGCCCTCTACTGGATGTGGAAAAATTGCCACAATAAGTATAAAGGCCTGGCTCATTATCGCCGCCACTTTGCTAGTAAGAGCCAGAGGGGGGCAGGCATCTTGCATCACGAGCGGCAGCAGTGGCAGCATCGGCAGCATCGGCAGCTCTCTTCAACTTTTGCTTCTGGACCATCTTCTGACCGCTTTTCGCGAATAGTCGGCAGGCAAGAGGTGAGTCGGCTTCTGGATACGACTGACATCATCCTGCCTAAAAAACGGCACTATTACATAGAAACTATCCGCTCTCACTATTCTCACACCATGTATGTGGAGCAGCTAGACGAGACCAGGGCAATTCTTGTAGAGAAGTATCCCACTTTTGTCCCCGCCTTTGATCAGGTTATGAATGCCCGTAGTGCTCATCTGTTCAACATGTTTATTATGCGTGCAGATAAATTTGATGAATATTGTGCATTCTTATTCCCTATTCTTTTTGAGCTTGAGTCCCGGCTGGATCCAGCTCAGTATGATGGTTTTCATGCCCGGTATGTGGGACGGGTCAGCGAACGGCTCCTGGACGTATGGCTGAAAACTCACCGATATAGTTATGCAGAACTTCCTGTCATGAGCCCTGAGCCAGTCAATTGGTGGAAGAAAGGAACCGCTTTTTTGACTGCGAAGTTCACCGGCAAAAAGTATGGGAGCAGCTTCTAG